The following proteins come from a genomic window of Azospirillum humicireducens:
- a CDS encoding very short patch repair endonuclease, whose protein sequence is MTDTRTPEQRRRIMQAVKTKDTGPEWAVRRWLHARGYRYRLHRKDLPGRPDIVLPGRRLAIFVHGCFWHNHGCEKGRAPKSRLEYWGPKLEANRRRDASKAAELEAQGWRVLTLWQCEIADEATLSAVLLPVLESGKISIDSAPETG, encoded by the coding sequence ATGACGGACACCCGCACGCCCGAACAGCGCCGACGCATCATGCAGGCGGTGAAGACCAAGGACACCGGACCCGAATGGGCGGTTCGGCGGTGGTTGCATGCGCGCGGATACCGGTACCGCCTGCATCGCAAGGATTTGCCGGGGCGGCCGGACATCGTGCTTCCAGGGCGCCGCCTTGCCATCTTCGTTCACGGGTGTTTCTGGCACAATCACGGTTGCGAGAAGGGCCGCGCGCCGAAGTCTCGGTTGGAGTATTGGGGGCCGAAGCTCGAAGCCAATCGCCGGCGGGACGCCTCGAAGGCGGCCGAGCTGGAGGCGCAGGGCTGGCGGGTTCTGACGCTCTGGCAGTGCGAGATCGCGGACGAGGCGACCCTCTCGGCAGTCCTGCTACCCGTTCTGGAGAGTGGCAAAATCTCGATCGACAGCGCTCCCGAAACCGGCTAA
- a CDS encoding DUF3102 domain-containing protein has translation MSRSGSGPKPRPRPPARRSLGDARLSMLATPRPLTTRAEFAADIRREWSNALEATIAVGRRLNEAKAALPHGEYEAMVATDLPFSTSTARKLREIAAFVDEGQVPLDRLPEAMSTLYAIATLPDDTRQQALDAGTIHPTVTRGEVEALKVPAVTPAPARPVGKGAAPPPAPPRESRFAAALSLPWSMDPADPGAITVELDGVRRYLLVMVAPDPAAADVVRHVVELHNAGLRG, from the coding sequence ATGTCCCGATCCGGTTCCGGGCCCAAGCCCAGGCCCAGGCCGCCCGCCCGCCGCAGCCTGGGCGACGCCCGCCTGTCGATGCTGGCCACCCCGCGCCCGCTGACCACGCGGGCCGAGTTCGCCGCCGACATCCGCCGCGAATGGTCCAACGCTCTGGAGGCGACCATCGCCGTCGGCCGCCGCCTGAACGAGGCCAAGGCGGCTCTGCCCCATGGCGAGTACGAGGCGATGGTGGCGACCGACCTTCCGTTCAGCACCTCCACCGCCCGCAAGCTGCGCGAGATCGCCGCCTTCGTCGACGAGGGGCAGGTGCCGCTGGACCGTCTGCCGGAAGCGATGAGCACCCTCTACGCCATCGCCACCCTGCCGGACGACACCCGCCAGCAGGCCCTGGACGCCGGCACGATCCACCCGACGGTGACGAGAGGGGAGGTGGAGGCGCTGAAGGTGCCGGCGGTAACGCCGGCGCCGGCCCGGCCGGTGGGGAAGGGGGCCGCTCCGCCCCCAGCGCCACCGCGCGAGTCACGCTTCGCGGCGGCGCTGTCGCTGCCGTGGAGCATGGACCCGGCCGATCCAGGCGCTATCACCGTCGAGCTGGACGGCGTGCGCCGCTACCTGCTGGTGATGGTGGCGCCCGATCCGGCGGCGGCGGATGTGGTCCGGCATGTGGTGGAACTGCATAACGCGGGGCTGCGGGGGTAG
- a CDS encoding DNA cytosine methyltransferase: protein MRPIAIDLFAGAGGLSLGFEQAGFDVVAAVEIDPIHCAVHKFNFPETAVIPRSVVGLTAAEIRVAAGIGNRPVDCVFGGPPCQGFSLIGQRALEDPRNGLVLEFVRIVAELDAKTFVFENVKGLTVGKHKAFLQELVEAFDRAGYAVRLPWKVLDAADYGTPQHRQRLILLGAKKGLALPDYPTPSVNAADARKPVKGLPMGPTCADAIGDLPDADGFFGLVDSDSVRTTGFGKPSAYASELRCLSNGAWHYGYTREWEPGLLTSSARTDHTAISRRRFGATEPGSVEPISRFFKLAPQGLCNTLRAGTDGARGAFTSPRPIHYKLDRCITVREMARLHGFPDWFRLHATKWHGARQVGNAVPAPLARAIGECAIEALGIEPVRPEKTIRLGDVGLLYMDLSEASEHFSVARPNSKRDRKSGAKKRKQEEIEAEHKRVKIVNG from the coding sequence GTGAGACCCATCGCTATCGACTTGTTCGCAGGGGCCGGCGGATTGTCGCTCGGGTTCGAGCAGGCAGGTTTCGATGTCGTGGCGGCGGTCGAGATCGATCCGATCCACTGCGCCGTCCACAAGTTCAATTTCCCCGAGACTGCGGTGATTCCGCGGTCGGTCGTCGGTCTGACGGCTGCTGAAATTCGGGTGGCCGCCGGCATCGGCAATCGGCCGGTCGATTGTGTGTTCGGTGGTCCGCCCTGCCAGGGATTTTCACTGATCGGGCAACGGGCGTTGGAGGATCCGCGAAACGGCTTGGTGCTAGAGTTCGTGCGGATCGTCGCCGAATTGGACGCCAAGACGTTCGTGTTCGAGAACGTCAAGGGTCTGACCGTCGGCAAGCACAAGGCCTTTCTTCAGGAACTGGTGGAGGCGTTCGACCGCGCAGGTTATGCGGTTCGGTTGCCGTGGAAGGTGCTCGACGCGGCCGATTACGGAACGCCGCAGCATCGGCAGCGCCTGATTCTTCTGGGGGCGAAGAAGGGGTTGGCGCTCCCGGACTATCCAACGCCGAGCGTGAATGCCGCCGATGCGCGCAAGCCGGTGAAGGGGTTGCCGATGGGGCCGACCTGCGCGGACGCGATCGGCGATCTTCCCGATGCGGACGGGTTCTTCGGCTTGGTCGATAGCGACAGCGTACGCACGACCGGCTTCGGGAAGCCGTCGGCCTATGCCTCCGAGCTGCGGTGCCTGAGCAACGGCGCCTGGCATTACGGTTACACCAGGGAGTGGGAGCCGGGCCTTTTGACGTCGAGCGCCCGGACCGACCATACGGCCATTTCGCGCCGCCGGTTCGGAGCGACCGAACCCGGCTCCGTCGAGCCGATCAGCCGCTTCTTCAAGCTGGCGCCGCAAGGGCTTTGCAACACCCTGCGCGCCGGCACCGACGGAGCGCGCGGGGCGTTCACCAGTCCACGACCCATCCATTACAAGCTGGATCGCTGCATCACCGTTCGCGAGATGGCGCGTCTGCACGGCTTCCCCGATTGGTTCAGGCTTCACGCCACGAAATGGCACGGCGCCCGACAGGTTGGAAATGCGGTTCCGGCGCCGCTGGCGCGGGCGATCGGGGAATGCGCGATCGAGGCTTTGGGGATCGAGCCGGTGCGGCCGGAGAAGACGATCCGGTTGGGCGATGTCGGTCTTCTCTATATGGACCTGTCGGAGGCTTCCGAACATTTCTCCGTTGCGCGACCCAACAGCAAACGGGATCGGAAGAGCGGCGCCAAAAAGCGGAAGCAAGAAGAAATTGAAGCGGAACATAAAAGGGTGAAAATCGTAAATGGCTAA
- a CDS encoding helix-turn-helix domain-containing protein: protein MTMASNNVVDLWSRVGGDGKFRKVIPERIREARRAVGINQREFADILGVTPQSVSQWEQGAKSPDGANLFQIANILKQPVSYFTTDRPTVFGGSSVAFYRAFGAKTKKRNEQCDSWKEWLVQATAFLCNAVKLPDPIVLDWGPSSGNGAYRSEEIEAAARECRRAWGLGDGPIANVVALMESKGIIFARSHFGAEDVNAFSYWNGARPFVFLSAESGSCARQRFDAAHELGHLVLHRGVSTDELEDARTLKRIEAEANRFAGAFLLPEETYPHEVFTTRLEGFVELKRRWKVSVQAQIYRCHDLSIFTDDQVLNLRKSISKNRWLKKEPLDDLMQLENPTLLKKAVELVTSSGAMSAEDILNNIRLSKECIASIYGIPTSIFGNHDEGEAATLK, encoded by the coding sequence ATGACAATGGCAAGCAATAACGTCGTTGACCTTTGGTCCAGGGTAGGAGGAGACGGAAAGTTTCGGAAGGTTATTCCGGAGCGCATCAGAGAGGCTCGGAGGGCTGTTGGGATTAATCAGAGAGAGTTTGCTGATATTCTTGGCGTGACGCCACAGAGCGTTTCGCAGTGGGAGCAGGGTGCAAAAAGCCCTGATGGAGCAAATCTGTTCCAGATCGCCAACATACTCAAGCAGCCAGTGTCATATTTCACTACTGATCGCCCGACGGTCTTTGGAGGAAGTAGCGTAGCCTTCTACCGCGCGTTTGGCGCTAAAACAAAAAAGAGAAATGAGCAATGTGATTCTTGGAAAGAATGGTTGGTTCAGGCTACGGCATTTCTTTGCAATGCTGTAAAGCTTCCAGATCCAATTGTTCTGGATTGGGGGCCATCTTCCGGCAATGGGGCTTATCGCTCCGAGGAAATTGAAGCAGCAGCAAGAGAATGCCGGCGAGCATGGGGGCTGGGCGATGGCCCAATTGCTAATGTTGTCGCTCTCATGGAAAGTAAAGGAATTATTTTTGCCCGATCTCATTTTGGTGCCGAAGATGTAAATGCATTTTCGTATTGGAATGGCGCGAGGCCTTTCGTATTTCTCAGTGCCGAAAGTGGATCGTGTGCGCGCCAGAGATTTGATGCTGCACATGAACTTGGTCACTTGGTTCTTCATAGGGGTGTGTCTACGGATGAGCTAGAGGACGCCCGCACTCTTAAGCGTATTGAAGCGGAGGCTAATAGATTTGCAGGTGCATTTTTGTTGCCTGAAGAGACATACCCTCATGAAGTGTTTACAACACGCCTGGAGGGGTTTGTAGAACTTAAAAGGCGCTGGAAGGTTTCAGTGCAGGCGCAGATATATAGGTGTCATGATTTGTCAATTTTCACAGATGATCAAGTATTGAACCTAAGAAAGTCAATCAGTAAGAATAGATGGCTCAAAAAAGAGCCTCTTGATGATTTGATGCAATTGGAAAATCCTACCCTGCTTAAGAAGGCTGTTGAGCTTGTTACTTCTTCTGGGGCTATGTCTGCAGAGGATATCCTGAATAACATAAGGCTGAGTAAGGAGTGTATCGCTTCGATATATGGCATCCCTACATCTATTTTTGGCAACCATGACGAAGGTGAAGCTGCCACATTGAAGTAA
- a CDS encoding ribbon-helix-helix domain-containing protein: MKGAIKAPLQRRDGPQNVPMDRSFGDLSEKMERTLRHMAPALPKDGATPLVTYNVVIANRRTSHRTSMRLDVTSWLLLDHIAELEGYANRDVLISAVHERFHSADLPLTAMVRLFLQTYTAPAAVLEFLGEARRPYGRGFVVSPLQN, from the coding sequence ATGAAGGGAGCGATCAAAGCCCCGCTGCAACGCAGGGACGGGCCGCAGAACGTGCCGATGGATCGAAGCTTCGGCGATCTGTCCGAAAAGATGGAGCGGACGCTGCGCCACATGGCGCCGGCACTGCCCAAGGACGGCGCGACGCCGCTGGTCACCTACAACGTGGTGATCGCCAACCGCCGGACCTCGCACCGGACGTCCATGCGGCTGGACGTGACGTCCTGGCTGTTGCTCGATCACATTGCCGAGTTGGAGGGCTACGCGAACCGCGACGTTCTGATCAGCGCGGTGCATGAGCGGTTCCACTCCGCCGATCTGCCGCTTACGGCGATGGTGCGGCTGTTCCTGCAAACCTACACGGCGCCGGCGGCGGTGCTGGAGTTCCTGGGCGAGGCGCGACGGCCATACGGGCGCGGCTTCGTGGTCAGCCCGCTGCAGAACTGA
- a CDS encoding tetratricopeptide repeat-containing protein — MPEQTANGHDNVLVSVDGNNNTVTITLGRASLTLYQAHKRKGTVPRSNRELLFADFRTTTLVGRDDALERFGRWLTSPAPIAVDCVIGRGGAGKTRFGIELCERAATAGWTAGFVTSRELIRFHGEQNLSGWLWKGPSLLVIDYAAENTAILREWLDELALRPDPDAKKHPLRILLLERHADREVGWWADLGRQGSLSGRRGDYFLERVEPFALPTLANVEDRRSLMAEIMEQAARLESVSPAPRPPAPGADPVFDRELSADSLDNEPLYLMMAAIVALDVGARAALSRSRTELAGNIAAKEEARLGRIAKAHGVPESLFSHLAACVTLQGGCDRDEAEQLVNQERTTNPSWTNVSPESIAEWLADGLPGPNWRVDAVRPDLIGGAFLLQVLRCKGRSLPKQIVIIDRAWERAGVAVAQTIIRTAVDHAGHDPKHDSLQWLDHLIKRAESDDVLAAIADAIPQQTVALRECACAANERLVDLWRLDINDNPDKAVILAAGLNNLANRLGELGRREDALAAATEAADLYRQLAKQRPDAFTPNLAMSLNNLAAFLSELGRREDALAAATEAADLFRQLAKQRPDAFTPNLAASLNNLAGRLSELGCREDALAAATEAVTLRRQLAKQRPDAFTPDLAMSLNNLANFLSELGRREDALAAATEAADLYRQLAKQRPDAFTPNLAASLNNLGAFLSELGRREDALAAATEAADLYRQLAKQRPDAFTPDLAMSLNNLANRLSELGRREDALAAATEAVTLRRQLAKQRPDAFTPDLAMSLNTLANRLSALGRREDALAAATEAADLYRQLAKQRPDAFTPDLAMSLNNLAGSLSELGRREDALAAATEAADLYRQLAKQRPDAFTPDLAMSLNNLAGSLSELGRREDALAAATEVADLYRQLAKQRPDAFTPNLAASLNTLAGRLSELGRREDALAAATEAVTLRRQLAKQRPDAFTPDLAGNLNNLASFLSALGRREDALAAATEAANLYRQLAKQRPDAFTPNLARSLWTLADCRDGLGDGAGALEADREAIAALSSLFLQLPQAFAGLMGAIVQQHIERCERLEQEPDVRLLMPIVEVFQRLQNESEEPEA; from the coding sequence GTGCCAGAGCAGACAGCGAACGGTCATGACAACGTTCTCGTTTCCGTGGATGGGAACAACAACACCGTAACGATCACGCTGGGCCGCGCGTCCCTTACCCTTTACCAAGCGCACAAGCGGAAAGGGACCGTGCCCAGGTCGAACCGCGAACTGCTGTTTGCCGATTTCCGGACCACCACGCTGGTCGGGAGGGATGATGCCCTGGAACGGTTCGGTCGGTGGCTGACCTCTCCCGCACCGATCGCGGTGGATTGCGTGATCGGGCGGGGCGGAGCGGGCAAGACGCGGTTCGGCATCGAGCTGTGCGAACGGGCCGCAACCGCTGGCTGGACCGCTGGCTTCGTCACCTCCCGTGAGCTGATCCGCTTTCATGGCGAACAGAACCTGTCGGGCTGGCTGTGGAAGGGGCCGAGCCTGCTGGTCATCGACTATGCCGCCGAAAACACGGCCATCCTGCGGGAATGGTTGGACGAGCTGGCCCTCCGCCCGGACCCCGACGCGAAGAAGCATCCGCTGCGCATCCTGCTGCTGGAACGTCATGCCGACCGGGAGGTCGGTTGGTGGGCCGATCTGGGGCGGCAAGGCAGTCTGTCCGGCCGCCGGGGCGACTATTTCCTGGAAAGGGTGGAACCGTTCGCCCTGCCGACCTTGGCGAATGTGGAAGACCGCCGCAGCTTGATGGCCGAGATCATGGAGCAGGCGGCGCGCCTGGAGTCGGTTTCGCCGGCGCCACGCCCGCCGGCGCCGGGGGCCGACCCGGTGTTTGACCGCGAGCTGTCGGCGGACAGCCTCGACAATGAGCCGCTGTATCTCATGATGGCGGCCATCGTGGCGTTGGATGTGGGCGCGCGCGCCGCCCTGTCCCGGTCGCGGACGGAACTGGCCGGAAACATCGCCGCGAAGGAGGAGGCGCGGTTGGGGCGGATCGCGAAGGCGCATGGTGTCCCCGAGTCGCTGTTCAGCCATCTGGCGGCCTGCGTCACCCTTCAAGGTGGATGCGACCGGGACGAAGCGGAGCAGCTGGTCAATCAAGAGCGGACCACCAACCCGTCATGGACCAACGTTTCCCCCGAGAGCATCGCCGAATGGCTGGCCGACGGATTGCCTGGACCTAACTGGCGAGTCGATGCGGTCCGCCCCGATCTGATCGGAGGCGCTTTCCTTCTACAGGTCTTACGCTGCAAAGGGCGGTCTTTACCCAAACAGATTGTGATCATTGACCGGGCGTGGGAACGGGCCGGCGTCGCAGTCGCCCAGACCATCATCCGCACCGCCGTGGACCATGCCGGTCATGATCCGAAACATGACAGCCTGCAATGGCTGGATCATCTCATCAAACGGGCCGAGTCGGACGATGTGCTTGCCGCCATAGCGGACGCGATCCCGCAACAAACCGTGGCGCTGCGGGAATGTGCGTGCGCTGCCAACGAACGGCTGGTCGATCTTTGGCGATTGGACATCAATGATAATCCTGATAAGGCCGTAATTCTGGCTGCCGGCCTGAACAATCTGGCGAACCGCTTGGGCGAATTGGGCCGTCGAGAGGACGCGCTGGCCGCTGCGACCGAGGCAGCCGACCTATACCGCCAGCTGGCCAAACAGCGTCCCGACGCCTTCACCCCCAATCTCGCCATGAGCCTGAACAATCTGGCGGCATTCCTGAGCGAATTGGGCCGTCGAGAGGACGCGCTGGCCGCTGCGACCGAGGCAGCCGACCTATTCCGCCAGCTGGCCAAACAGCGTCCCGACGCCTTCACCCCAAATCTGGCAGCCAGCCTGAACAATCTGGCGGGCCGCTTGAGCGAATTGGGCTGTCGAGAGGACGCGCTGGCCGCTGCGACCGAGGCCGTCACCTTACGCCGCCAGCTGGCCAAACAGCGTCCCGACGCCTTTACCCCCGATCTCGCCATGAGCCTGAACAATCTGGCGAATTTCCTGAGCGAATTGGGCCGTCGAGAGGACGCGCTGGCCGCTGCGACCGAGGCAGCCGACCTATACCGCCAGCTGGCCAAACAGCGTCCCGACGCCTTCACCCCAAATCTGGCAGCCAGCCTGAACAATCTGGGGGCTTTCCTGAGCGAATTGGGCCGTCGAGAGGACGCGCTGGCCGCTGCGACCGAGGCAGCCGACCTATACCGCCAGCTGGCCAAACAGCGTCCCGACGCCTTCACCCCCGATCTCGCCATGAGCCTGAACAATCTGGCGAACCGCTTGAGCGAATTGGGCCGTCGAGAGGACGCGCTGGCCGCTGCGACCGAGGCTGTCACCTTGCGCCGCCAGCTGGCCAAACAGCGTCCCGACGCCTTCACCCCCGATCTCGCCATGAGCCTGAACACTCTGGCGAACCGCTTGAGCGCTTTGGGCCGTCGAGAGGACGCGCTGGCCGCTGCGACCGAGGCAGCCGACCTATACCGCCAGCTGGCCAAACAGCGTCCCGACGCCTTCACCCCCGATCTCGCCATGAGCCTGAACAATCTGGCGGGTAGCTTGAGCGAATTGGGCCGTCGAGAGGACGCGCTGGCCGCTGCGACCGAGGCAGCCGACCTATACCGCCAGCTGGCCAAACAGCGTCCCGACGCCTTCACCCCCGATCTCGCCATGAGCCTGAACAATCTGGCGGGTAGCTTGAGCGAATTGGGCCGTCGAGAGGACGCGCTGGCCGCTGCGACCGAGGTAGCCGACCTATACCGCCAGCTGGCCAAACAGCGTCCCGACGCCTTCACCCCAAATCTGGCAGCCAGCCTGAACACTCTAGCGGGCCGCTTGAGCGAATTGGGTCGTCGAGAGGACGCGCTGGCCGCTGCGACCGAGGCCGTCACCTTGCGCCGCCAGCTGGCCAAACAGCGTCCCGACGCCTTCACCCCCGATCTCGCGGGCAACCTGAACAATCTGGCGAGCTTCCTGAGCGCTTTGGGCCGTCGAGAGGACGCGCTGGCCGCTGCGACCGAGGCAGCCAACCTATACCGCCAGCTGGCCAAACAGCGTCCCGACGCCTTCACCCCCAATCTGGCCCGCTCCTTGTGGACCTTAGCGGATTGTCGGGATGGCTTGGGGGATGGGGCCGGCGCGCTTGAGGCAGATCGGGAGGCGATTGCGGCGCTTTCATCTCTATTTCTTCAGCTTCCGCAAGCCTTTGCCGGTTTGATGGGAGCAATCGTCCAGCAGCACATCGAACGGTGCGAGCGGCTGGAACAGGAGCCTGATGTAAGGCTGCTCATGCCGATTGTGGAAGTTTTCCAGCGTCTTCAAAACGAATCCGAGGAGCCAGAGGCATGA
- a CDS encoding caspase family protein, whose translation MKRSALIIGAPCEKGAKGYLPGVEADIANYKEYLTSPLGGFWRKDEIITLRNPSGNQVRSSLDTLKSSDYSMTVFCGHGYHSSEDDSTFIQINSNDEMDGKELRTGAKRRVIIYDCCRELTYRTVVEAYERALKSEPPHLNAEECRYWYDQQIEKCPSAQFILNACAIDELSSEKSDRGGNYSSALLDSADKWWRASTKDTRTKYKIFTVSEAHRIASGIVSSESDYLQNPQIEMPRTEVNFPFAVIA comes from the coding sequence ATGAAAAGATCAGCTTTGATTATCGGCGCTCCCTGCGAAAAAGGCGCCAAAGGATATCTGCCCGGCGTTGAAGCAGATATCGCTAACTACAAAGAATATCTTACCTCACCTCTTGGTGGATTTTGGCGTAAAGACGAAATAATAACCCTGAGGAATCCGTCCGGCAATCAAGTTAGGTCTTCATTGGACACATTAAAATCTTCAGACTACTCGATGACAGTGTTCTGCGGACATGGCTATCACTCTTCAGAAGATGATTCGACTTTTATTCAGATTAATAGCAATGATGAGATGGATGGAAAGGAACTTAGAACCGGCGCAAAAAGAAGAGTGATAATATATGATTGTTGCCGAGAGTTAACGTATAGGACAGTGGTGGAGGCTTATGAGAGAGCATTGAAATCCGAGCCTCCGCATCTTAATGCTGAAGAATGCCGATATTGGTATGATCAGCAGATAGAAAAATGCCCTTCAGCACAGTTTATTCTTAATGCCTGCGCGATTGATGAGCTTTCAAGCGAAAAATCGGATAGAGGCGGAAACTATTCGAGCGCCCTTCTTGATTCTGCCGATAAATGGTGGAGAGCATCTACAAAAGATACCAGAACAAAATATAAAATTTTTACTGTCTCCGAAGCGCATCGCATAGCAAGCGGAATAGTATCTTCTGAGAGTGATTATTTGCAAAACCCACAAATTGAGATGCCAAGAACAGAAGTCAATTTTCCTTTTGCAGTGATAGCATAG